A genome region from Brassica oleracea var. oleracea cultivar TO1000 chromosome C2, BOL, whole genome shotgun sequence includes the following:
- the LOC106327711 gene encoding uncharacterized protein At1g66480 has protein sequence MGNSLGGKKTTKVMKIDGETFKLKTPVTAEEVLKDFPGHVLLESESVKHYGARAKPLEMKQMLEAKRLYFVVEPVKECPPRRVRSGIHMSAKERLENLMLARRSFSDLSILKPAGEWSKTEEKEGGAVRVKLRIPKAELERLVKEGATEAEATQKIAALYMAKHSRSEATQNTLQRREDGGDEPTAAIDTATTAATRGVKSRPKRVSFMAERGGNEITVA, from the exons ATGGGTAACAGTCTAGGCGGGAAGAAAACGACCAAAGTCATGAAAATAGACGGCGAGACTTTTAAACTGAAAACTCCAGTGACGGCGGAGGAAGTCTTGAAAGACTTTCCCGGCCACGTTTTGTTAGAGTCGGAGTCCGTCAAGCACTACGGTGCTCGAGCCAAACCACTTGAG ATGAAGCAGATGTTGGAGGCAAAGCGGCTGTACTTCGTGGTGGAGCCGGTGAAGGAATGTCCACCGAGAAGGGTAAGATCGGGAATACACATGAGTGCCAAGGAGAGGCTTGAGAACCTCATGCTTGCAAGGAGATCATTTTCCGATCTCTCCATACTCAAACCGGCAGGAGAATGGTCGAAGACGGAGGAGAAAGAAGGAGGAGCGGTGAGGGTGAAGCTGAGGATTCCAAAGGCTGAGCTGGAAAGACTCGTTAAGGAAGGTGCCACAGAGGCTGAGGCCACTCAGAAGATTGCTGCTCTCTATATGGCGAAACACAGCCGCAGCGAAGCAACTCAGAACACGCTACAACGTCGTGAGGATGGAGGAGACGAGCCTACCGCCGCCATAGACACAGCCACAACCGCCGCCACGAGAGGAGTCAAATCTCGTCCG AAACGAGTGAGTTTCATGGCGGAAAGAGGAGGAAACGAGATCACCGTTGCTTGA
- the LOC106327710 gene encoding nicotinate-nucleotide pyrophosphorylase [carboxylating], chloroplastic, which translates to MISVSRLLSPQFYAIQQRSVVKMSASATQTAGGGVSHGSMAIKPPSHPTYDLKAVIELALAEDAGDTGDVTCMATIPFDMEVEAYFLAKEDGIVAGIALAEMIFEQVDPILKVEWMRKDGDYVHKGLKFGKVTGNAHKIVVAERVVLNFMQRMSGIATLTKLMADAAYPARILETRKTAPGLRLVDKWAVLIGGGKNHRMGLFDMVMIKDNHISAAGGIINAIKSVDEYLTLKNLDMDVEVETRTLEEVREVLEYVSGSKTRVSRIMLDNMVVPLENGDVDVTMLEDAVELISGIVETEASGNVTIETVHKIGQSGVTFISSGALTHSVKALDISLKIDTELALEVGRRTKRA; encoded by the exons ATGATCTCTGTCTCCCGGTTGCTGTCGCCTCAATTCTACGCTATTCAACAAAG GAGCGTCGTGAAAATGTCTGCTTCTGCGACTCAAACGGCCGGAGGAGGAGTCTCTCACGGGTCAATGGCGATAAAGCCTCCTTCACATCCTACTTACGATTTGAAAGCAGTTATCGAACTAGCTCTAGCTGAAGATGCTGGTGACACAG GAGATGTGACGTGTATGGCTACGATACCGTTTGATATGGAGGTGGAAGCTTATTTCTTGGCGAAAGAAGATGGGATTGTTGCTGGAATTGCTCTTGCTGAGATGATCTTTGAGCAAGTTGATCCTATTTTGAAG GTGGAATGGATGCGGAAGGATGGAGATTATGTTCATAAAGGGTTAAAGTTTGGGAAAGTAACAGGGAATGCTCATAAGATTGTTGTTGCTGAACGAGTTGTGCTCAACTTTATGCAGAGGATGAGCGGCATCGCCACCCTTACCAAG TTAATGGCGGATGCAGCATACCCTGCACGTATACTGGAGACAAGAAAAACTGCTCCTGGTTTGCGATTGGTAGACAAATGGGCG GTGCTGATTGGTGGAGGCAAGAATCATAGGATGGGACTATTTGACATGGTGATGATAAAAGACAACCATATCTCAGCTGCAGGAGGTATAATAAATGCTATTAAATCTGTGGACGAGTATCTAACGCTAAAGAATCTCGATATGGATGTGGAG GTGGAGACACGGACGCTTGAGGAAGTGAGGGAAGTGTTAGAGTATGTGAGTGGGTCCAAGACTAGGGTGTCGAGAATAATGCTGGACAATATGGTAGTACCGTTAGAGAATGGAGACGTTGATGTCACCATGCTTGAAGATGCGGTGGAGCTAATCAGTGGGATAGTCGAGACAGAG GCTTCAGGAAACGTTACGATTGAGACAGTACACAAGATTGGACAAAGTGGAGTTACATTCATTAGCAGTGGAGCTCTGACTCATTCGGTTAAAGCGTTGGATATCTCACTGAAGATTGATACAGAGTTGGCTCTTGAGGTCGGAAGAAGGACTAAACGAGCCTAG